The region AGCACCCCTACCCGGCCCGGGTCGTCGACGTAAGCGAACTCGGGGATGTCCTCGACCCGCAGATGGACCGGGTCGGGGAAGCGGCGGGAGGAGGGCCGGTACGGGGAGGGGTCGGTGGGGATGCCGGGTACGGCCGCGTGCAGGGGGTTGACCTGCACGAATCCGGCGCCGAGCGCCCGGCCGGCCCAGGCGGTGAGTTCGGCGAGGTCACCGAGGTCGCCCATGCCCCAGGAGCGCCGGGAGAGGAGGGAGTAGAGCTGGACGAGGAGTCCGTACGTGCGTCCGGGCGGCGCGGGCAGCCGGGCAGGGGCGGCGACGAGGTGGGCCTCGGCGGTGCGGCCGTCGGGGGCGGCGACGTGCAGGGTGTGGACGCCGGGCGGGAGCTGCTCGGCGGCGGCGCGGGTCTCGCCCTGTTCGGTGGTGATGCGCAGCCGGGTGCCGGTCGGCAGTCCGGCGAGCGCGGCGGGCGGGCTGCCGCCCCAGCACACCACCGTCGGCGGCAGCAGCCGCTCCCGTGTCTCGGCCTCCCGGGCGGCGAGGGCCGCGCGGACGGCGTCCGGGGTGCTCACGTCGACGCCGAGCGCCGCCAGGGCCGCGACGACCGCGGTGTCCGTGGCCGCGACCGTACGGTCCGGTGAGGGGCTGTAGGAGGTGGCGACGCCGTGCAGTGCGGCGAGCCGCGCCAGCGGTGCGTGCGGGTCGGGAGGGCCGGCCGGCGAGGAGCCGGCGGGCGAGGGGTCCGCGGGCGGGCGAGGCGCCATCTATACCCCCGAGATGTCCGTGGCGGCGCCGGTGGAGACGGGCTCGCTGGTCAGGTGCGCGGCGTCGGCCAGCGGCGGTTCGCTGGTCAGCGGCTCGGCGTCAGGGAGGGGAGGTTCGCTGGTCAGCGGGGGTTCGGCGGAGGCGCCCTCGGCGCTGAAGACGCACACGTGGGGCTCGACGGAGGGCTCCGTCGGGCGTTTGGAGAGGGCCGAGAGCAGAAGGTGTGCCGATGCGGCCACGGGGGTCTCCTTGTCGTCGTACGGCGGGAAGCGGGTTATCGCAGCTCTACCCAGCGGGCGCCGGGGCAGACGTATGCGGACGGACAACGTGCGTCTGGTCACATTCTGTTCGGGTGGAGCCCGACTCCCTCGAGCTTGCCGAGTTCCCCGAGAACCTTTCGACGATCACTATTCACTCAGTACATATATCGAGTGCATACTGATCTGTATGAGCACCCGTCACATCCTGTTGGGGCTGCTCGCCGGAGGCCCGAGTCATGGCTACGACCTCAAGCGACGGCACGACGAACGCTTCCCGCAGGCCCGCCCGCTGGCCTACGGGCAGGTCTACACGACCCTGCAGCGCCTGGTCCGCGACGGACTCGCCGAGCTCGACGGGACCGACTCGGACGGCGGCCCGGAGCGCACCATGTACCGCTCCACCGAGGACGGGGCCCGTGAACTGGCCCGCTGGGCCGCGGAGATCGCCCCGCCCGCGCCCTTCGTGACGAACGAGATCTTCGCCAAGGTCGTCGTCGGGATCCTCGCCTCGACGGACGCCGCCGGCTATCTGCGGGCGCAGCGTGCCGCGCACATGGCGCGGATGCGCGAGCTGACCGCGGTGAAGACGAGCCCGGGCGCCGATCTCGCGACCGTGCTCTCCGCCGACTACGCCCTCACCCACCTCGACGCCGATCTCCGCTGGATGGACACCACAGCGGCCCGGCTCACCACTCTGACCGCGGAGGTCGACGCAGCATGAGCAGCAGTACGAGCAGCGGTACGAGCAGCAGTACGAGCAGTGACCGGGGCACTCCCCTGCTGACGGCCCGAAGCCTCGTCAAGACGCACGGCTCCACCCCGGCACTGCGCGGCGCCACGCTGGAACTGCGGACCGGCGAGATCCTGGCCGTCACCGGGGCCAGCGGCAGCGGCAAGTCCACGCTGCTGCACTGCCTGGCGGGGATCGTCCGCCCCGACGAGGGCACCGTGGACTACGCCGGTGAACGCCTCGACCGGCTCCCCGAGAGCCGGCTCAGCGAGCTGCGCCGTACCGACTTCGGGGTGGTCTTCCAGTTCGGGCAGCTGATCCCGGAGCTGACCGCCCTCGACAACGTGGCGCTGCCCCTGCTCCTCGCGGGTACCGCGCGTACGGCGGCGCGGGAGCAGGCCGATGAGTGGCTGGAGCGGTTCGGCGTTCGGGGGCAGGAGGCGTTGCGGCCCGGCGAGATGAGCGGCGGCCAGGCCCAGCGGGTGTCGCTGGCGCGGGCGCTCGTCACCGGCCCGCGGATCGTCTTCGCGGACGAGCCGACCGGCGCGCTCGACTCGCTCGCCGGTGAGCAGGTCATGACCGCCCTCACCCACACCGCCCGCGAGTCCGGCACCGCCGTCCTGCTGATCACCCATGACGCCCGGGTCGCCGCGTACGCGGACCGCGAGGTGGCGCTGCGCGACGGGCTCGTGGTCGACGACGCGGCGCGGGCCTTCGCCGCCGGGACCTCCGTGGAGGTGTCCCGATGAGGACCGAACTGCGGCTCGCGCTGCTGCTGACCCGCGGTTCCGACCGGCGGGAGTGGTGGCGGGTCACGCTCACGGCGGTGGGCGCGGGGCTCGCCACGGGCTTCGGCCTGGCCGCCGCCGCGGTCGCCTCGCTCCACGGGCAGTACAGCGTGCGCCTCGGCAACGGCCTGCTGGACCAGCCCGGCGAGCGCTCGGGCATCGTCCTCGCGCTGCTGCTCCTGCTGGTCCCGGTGCTGGGCTTCCTCGGGCAGTGCGCCCGCATCGGTGCCGTGCACCGCGACCGACGGCTGGCCGGGCTGCGTCTGGCGGGGGCCTCCGCGCCTCAGGTGCGGCGGATCGCCGCGCTGGAGGCGGGGCTCGCCGCTCTCGTGGGCTCGGCGGTCGCCGCGGTCTTCTCCGCGCTGCTCCTGCTGAGCCAGTGGCAGCGTCCGCCCGCCGTCGTGTGGGCCGGGTTCGCGCTGATCACGGTCGCCGTACCCGTGCTGGGCGCACTGGTGAGCACGCTCGCCCTGCGCCGTGTGGTCGCCTCGCCGCTGGGCTGGGTGCGCCGGGTGCACCCACGGACGGGCCGGGGCCCGGGGGGCGCGTTCCTGGTGGCGTCGCTGTTCCTGCTGACCGTAGGAATCGTGATGGCACCAACAACCTTCGGCGGATTCAGTACGGCTCCGCTGCTGGCCCTCGCCCTGGTGATCGTCACCGGTATGGGGGCCGTCTGGCTGGCCGGCGCCACGGCCCGGCGCATCGGACGTCGGCTCCCGGCCCGTACCGGGAACCCGGCGGTACTGATCGCCGCCGAACGCCTGCGCGACGACCCGTGGGCCGCCTCCCGCAACCACGCCGCCGTCCTCCTGGTGACCGTCGTGGGAACCGGCTTCCTCGGCATCCGCCAGGTGCTGCTGCAGGAGCTCGAAGGACGCGGGCCCGACTCCCTCGCCGCGAGCATGTCCTTCTACACCACCGGCATCAACCTGACCGGCGCCGCCGTCCTGATCGCCCTCGCGATCACCCTCTCCGGCCTCGCCGTGGGCACCGCCGAGTCCCTGGCCACCCGCCGCCGCGGCCTGGCCGCGCAGGCCGCCGCCGGGGTGCCGGCGGCCGTACTGGGCCGGGCGCTGCTCCTGGAGACGGCCCTGCCGTTGGCCCCGGCGGTCGCGCTGGCGGGCCTCGGCGGCCTGGGCATCGGCGCCGGGTACGCGTCGATCGCCGCGGGCGTGGGATCCGTACCGCTGCTCATGCCGCTGCTGGTACCGGTAGCCGTCTACGCGGCGTGTCTGCTCGCCGCGGCCACGTCACTGCCGCTACTGCGCCGCTCCGTGCACCCGGCGGAGCTGCGCTACACCTGAGCCACGCTCCACCAGGGCTGCGCCACATCTGAACCGCCCCGCACCTGAAATGCGTGACCCGCACACCGTCCGCCCTGCGGGCACGACCGGCTCCCCGGGAGGCTCGGGGGTCCTCCTGGGGAGCCGGAACGGCACGACAGGGACACGGCGGGAGAGCCGCAGGGAACACAAAGGCCCGGATCGTCAGGCGGAAATGCCGTCGATCCGGGCCATCGCATCCTCCGCGCCGTACGGCTGCAGGTAGGGCAGCCAGCGCGGGTCCCTATGCCCCGTTCCGATGATGCGCCAGGCGAGCCCCGTCGGCGGGGCGGGTTTGTGGCGCAGGCGCCAGCCGATCTCGACCAGGTGGCGGTCGGCCTTGGTGTGGTTGCAGCGGCGGCATGACGCCACCACGTTGTCCCAGGCGTGCTGACCTCCGCGGGAGCGCGGGATGACGTGGTCGACGCTGGTTGCGACGCCACCGCAGTACATGCACCGGCCGCCGTCGCGGGCGAACAGTGCCCGACGGGTCAGCGGAACGGGCCCCCGGTAAGGGACCCGTACGAACCTCTTCAGCCGGACCACGCTGGGTGCGGGGACAGTAACGGTTGCGCTGTGCATAAAGGCGCCGGATTCCTCGAGGCAGATGGCCTTGTTCTCAAGGACGAGGACGAGCGCGCGGCGGAGCGGTACGACGCCGAGTGGCTCGTACGACGCGTTGAGGACCAGGACGTGCGGCACGGATGCCTCCTTGTACGCCGGCGGCGCGTGGCTCGCGCCGGGACGATCTGCAGTCAGTCTCCCCTCTTGCCTGGTGGAAGCGCCACCATGTCCCGGTAACGGGCTGGGAGTGTTTTCGACCACACCCTCTTTCATCCCCAGGTGAGTAGGGTCTCTCCCTCGAACATTGCAACAAGCCTCGCGCGTTGCCCCGTTAGTGTGGTGGTTCTGCCCGCCGCTGTCCTCACATGTCCCCGAGCCGCGGGCGGACCGCTACGCCTGGAGGTACCTGCCGTGTTCTTGACCGCCCTGTTGGCCTCGGGGCCCACCCCGTCGCCGTCCCCCTCGGCGACGACGGACCCGACGACCGCCACGCTTCAGGACGCCCAGGAGAGCGCGACCAACGCCGCCAGCTGGGTCGAGCAGAACTGGTCCACGTGGCTGGCGATCGGTCTGCGCGTCCTGTTGATCCTGGTGATCGCGGGGATACTGAGAGTGGTGGTGCGGCGGGCGATCACCAAGCTCATCGATCGCATGACCCGCACGGTCCAGGCGGTCGACGGCACGGCCCTGGGCGGCCTGCTGGTGAACGTCGAGCGCCGCCGGCAGCGCTCGCAGGCCATCGGCTCGGTCCTCCGCTCGGTCGCGTCCTTCCTGATCATGGGCACCGCCGCGCTGATGATCCTGGGCACGTTCCAGATCAACCTGGCCCCGCTGCTGGCCTCCGCCGGTGTCGCGGGTGTGGCGATCGGTTTCGGCGCCCGCAACCTGGTCACGGACTTCCTCTCCGGCGTCTTCATGATCCTTGAGGACCAGTACGGCGTCGGCGACACGATCGACGCGGGGGTCGCCTCCGGTGAGGTCATAGAGGTGGGCCTGCGCGTGACGAAGCTGCGCGGCGACAACGGCGAGATCTGGTACGTCCGCAACGGCGAGGTCAAGCGCATCGGCAACCTCTCCCAGGGCTGGGCCACGGCCGGCGTCGACGTCACGGTCCGCTCGAACGAGGACCTGGACAAGGTGAAGCGCACCCTCGACGAGGTCGCCGAGGCGATGACCAAGGAAGAGCCCTGGAACGAGCGCCTGTGGGGCCCGATCGAGGTCCTCGGCCTGGACAGCGTCCTGCTCGACTCGATGGTCGTCCGCCTCTCGGCGAAGACCATGCCCGGCAAGTCCCTGTCCGTCGAACGCGAACTGCGCTGGCGCGTCAAGCGCGCCTTCGACGCCGCGGACATCCGCATCGTCGGCGGCCCCACGGTGCCCCCGGAGGAGGTGCCCGTCGACCCGAGCGCCGCGGTGGCGGCCCCGTCGGTCCTCGGCAACCCGGCCTCCCCCCAGTCGGAAGCGACCGCCCCCATCCCGGCCCCCGCCTCGGCCCCGGCCTCGTCGAGCGCACCGAAGTAGGCCCCGGCCGTACGTGCGAGGGGGCGGCACCCGGAAGACCCGGGTGCCGCCCCCTCGCACGTAAGAGCAGGTCCACAGCTCCGGCATCAGCCATCGACTCACGTACGGCGATCTCGTCGACCGGCCGCTCGACCTCCCACGCTCAGCCGTCAGCCGGTCCGCTCACGCCCCGTCGCGAAGAACTTCCCCACATAGGCGCCGGAAGGCAGGTCACTCTCCCGCATGAGCGAGAAGACCTCCGCCCCCATGCCCGGCGCCCCGTCCATCCGGAACGCCTCGGCGAAGCCCGTGTACTCGGCCTCCCCCAGCGCCGCGCAGTACTCACCCGCCTCTGCCTCCGCACAGCCGATGGCCTAGTCCAGGGAGCCTGCGGTCCACAGCGTCACCCGCTCCTCGTAGACGCCCAGTTCACGATGGCGGAAGACACACCGGACCCCGTACCACGACCGCTCATCCACGGCCGGTCCCGGACTCCAGCCCGGTGGCCCCGGCTATCTGGCACACCGCAGCGAACGAGGACCCCTTGCCCAGCCCGGCCACCCCCAGGAGTCCCTCACCGTCCCGGACGTCGAGGACGACGTCTCCCGAGGGCGCTTCGAAGGACATCGATCCCCAGACGGACTGCTTCCCCCGCCCGGGACGCCACCGGAAGTGGACCTCCTCGTGGCCCTTCTCGGCGACGAGGAACGCCCGCTCCGATGCCGCCAGTTTTTCGCGGACCCGCTCCTGCCATCCGTCCGAGACCGGCACCGGGCGCAGTACGTGCGTCTGCCGGTCGTCCAGCGCCTCGACGGAGAGCGGGATGCCGGCCGCACCGGCGCGCCGCCGCAGCAACCGGACCCCGACGGCCGCCGTCGCGAACGTGAGGATCCCCCATGTCAGAGGGATGAAGACCAGTTCCCCGCTCACGAAATCCCAGGTGAAACCGTCGTTCACAAGGTCGATGAACATCACGGTGAGCGCCAACGGCACGCACCTGGCCGCGGCCGCGCGCCAGCAGGCCATCAGCAGCTTCACGAGCTTCATGCGCGAGCCCCCGGGCAGACCAGGTCGTAGGCCTCGCGGAACCACTTGCCCTGCTCCGGCACGATCCCGCACTTCATCGAGGCCAGGGAGGCGAAGACGCGCCGCGTCGGAACTCTGCCGCCGCTCGCCTCGATACGTGACGTCACGGTCCGCACGTGGCGGGGCGAGAGCTTTACCCACCCGACGTCCTGGCCGTCCTCCACCGTCACCAACTGCGACACGGCGATCAGCTTCGTACCCACCGTCACCTTGCCCCACCGTATCGACGCCTTCGAGCAGGACGGCGATGCGCTGGATGCTGCGGCTGCCACCCGGGAACGTTCCCCGGAGACCGAACGATTCTCGCCATCACCGCCCCCACAGGACACGGCGAAGGCCGCGACCGGGCAAGTCGCCCCAGCCCGTACCAAACGGTTCACCTTCATGCGGCGGATCATAAGAAGTGGAATCTGTGAAGGTGATGGCAGAGCACCTCAGTCCCGTCACCCTGCGCGGCGACGCCGCCCGCCCCAGAGGGGCGCATCGCCACAAAGGCATGCACCTTGCCCCACCCGCACGCCGACCGGTCGTAACGAAGCCGTGATCGGCACCGGCAACGTTCCTGACGCACCGGCATCACACCCGCGCCCTGACGCGGAATTAACCCTCTTCACATGCCCCCCGTATTTCGGCCACATCCGGAGGCCGTCTACTGTCGCCTCAACAGCGGGCCCTTGTTCTGGAGCTCCACGCCCAGGGGCCCGCTTCGAATGTGGGGAATCCATGCGCAAGTTCGCCATAGGCGCCGCCGTTTCCGGTGCCCTGGCTCTGTCCGCCCTGGTCGTGCCGTCCGCGTCGGCCGCCACGCCGGACCTCACCTTCTCCAACGTGGTGGTCAACAACGGCAAGGCGATCGTTGTCGGCACCACCAGCACGGTGAAGGTCCCGATCACGTACACCCTGACCCACCCGGTCGGCCTCGTCATCGACAACAAGACGGGCATCGCGGGCATCGCGCTCTACCGCGGATCGTCGCTCTCGAAGATGCAGAACGAGATGGAGTCGGACGACCTCCCCAGCTGCACCACGACTTCCACGACCGCCACCACGGTCACCAACTCCTGCACCGAGGTCATCGCCATCGAGCCGCGGGACTACTTCTTCGGCGCGTCGGACGCCGGTACCTGGAAGGTGGCCGGCTTCTACGGCCTCAGCACCTCGACCACCGACGACTCCGGCAACCACATCAGCGTCAACTACGGCTACGACATGTGGGGCGGCCTCGGCACCACCCAGATCAAGCGCGCCGCCAAGCTCACCGCCGACGCCACCCCCGAGCCGGTGAACAAGGGCAAGACCCTCACCGTCAAGGGCGCGCTCACCCGCGCCGACTGGGAGACCACCAAGTACTCCGGCTACGCGGGCCAGTCGGTCGCCCTCCAGTTCAAGGCCAAGGGCGCCACCGCCTACAAGACGGTCAAGACGGTGACCTCCGGCTCCAAGGGCGCCCTGACCACCACGGTCAAGGCCTCCGCCGACGGTTCGTACCGCTACAGCTTCGCGGGCACGACCACCACGGGCGCCGCGACCGCCACGGGCGACTACGTCGACGTGAAGTAAACGAGGACGAGTCCTCCCCCGGCTCACCCCAAGGGGCCCCCGCCGCGGACGAATTCGTCCGCGGCGGGGGCCCCTTTACGACTTCTTCAGCGAACCTTTCGATGTTTCGGCGTCGTCACGGTCAAGCGTGAGTAAGCGGTTCGAAAGGTGGGTTTGCGTGGAGCGCCGCGCTTTGCAGTGCGGTGATGCGCTGGACCACACAGATCGCAAGGACCGCGGCGGCGAGGTTGAACGCTTGCGACACCACGAGGAGGAGTATCGAGGTTCCCCGGCCGCCCTGAGACCCCACCGTGATCACCGCGTGCCCAACCCAGGTCACCCACCAGGCGTTCATCAGGACCTCGTCGCGTTCCGCCTCTGTCGCCCCGGTGCTGCTCGCGCGCTGGACGTCAAGGACGAGTCGTCGCGGAACCCACAGGTTGACCACCGGTACGAGCCAGGCGACGACCGCCCAGACGCCGGATCCGGCCGGGGGCCCGGGAGTGAGCACTTGCGCGTTCCGTCGACAGCGGCTGAACCACACGAGAAAGAGCACGACCGCCGCCGTCATCAGGTACACGAACACCATCGACGCGAATCCCGACCTGCTCAGCGACGCCTCCGTGGGGTGCAGGCGATGAGCCCTGAGGACCACTCCCCGGAACACGTCCGCGGCGGCTGCCGTGGCTATCGCACCCTGCGCGAGGCGGGCAGAAAGCCATGGCGCCTTACTGACGGAACTGGTCACGATAAAAGGCCTACTTTTCGCGAGAAGCATGCGCTGTGGTGGCACAGCAGAGGGTATTAGCCATTCGGCTCATAGGCCCAGCCCGCACTCTCGCTGGCGCCCCCAGCCGAGGCCGCTGGAGGAATCCACCCGGCGGCCTTCGTCGTTCACGCACCGTCAGCCGAGCAAGCCACGTCGGCGCGCGCAGCCGACATCACACGATTGCAGCGGCCAGGCATACACCTCCGAAGGCCACACACAGCCAACCGATCACGCTGTAGGCCTTCGCCGCGAAGGGCATGCTTCCCAGCCCAGCCTTGCCTGTCGCCGGATATCTCTTCTTCCATCTTCGGCCCAGGACCACGAGGCCGATGCCGCACAACAGGAAGTAAACGGCCCACCTCAAAAGAGGATCCGAAGGTGCCCCACTATTGTCCGCCACAGCCAGCAAACCAGTGATTTGCATCGTCATGCTCCCCCCAGCCCCACTCAAACTGCCGGACGAATCAGCAGCTTTTCCGATGTTCCTTGAGTCGACTGATCAACTTCGCGTCGAAGTACGCAAACCTCTCCGACTGATTGTCTACTACCTCCATAGTCATCCGAGTGCCACTCGCCTCGAGAACATCACGAACGTGAATCAAGCAGCTGTCGTTCATAAAGCCATAAGGCCCCCGCTCGGCAATCCCCCCATCACCATTGGAAATGGTTCCTGAATTCATTCAGGGTCTTCCACTGCGGATCCGTGGACTTCAATTCAAAGATGACCGAGAATTCTCCTTCAGCATTGCGCTCGACCTTGGAGAGAAGGATTCCGTATTCATAGAGCTCCTCCAACCGCAGACGCCCATCGGCGTCATAGAGGACGTGTTTTCCATGGAGAGAGTTCTGCCGGTAACAAAATTCCTCCCGCAGGCTTCCGTCGTCGTACCAGCTTCTGGAGTACCCATCCTGCTTGCCATCCAGGTAGCAGACGGCCGAGACCCTTCGGCCATCCGCTTCCTCGTACCCGACCCCGGTGAACGGAACACCCCTGAACGTATAAATGAGGTCTTCGTCAAAATCGATTTCATCCTCGGGGACCTCATTCAATTTCCCGTACTCCGTCCGTCAGTTGCATGCAATTGGCGCAGCGGACGATGCGCTGCCCCTTCAGGGTTCCCTTGAGCCTCACATTGTAGACCGTGAAATCCTCGAGAGTGGATCCGGTACGGGCCCACAGCCCCTCGTTCAATGCGTTTATCTCGGAGTGACTTCCGGGTACGCCCTTGAACGGTTCACCTTCGCCCACGAATGCGTCAAGGCGGTCCTGAAGTACGGGATGGAGATTATTCGGGATGCCCGTGTTCTGACCGAACGTCACCTTGCCGGTCACGTTGTCCATGGCGCCCGTGAGTACCGGTCCCCTCGCATTGTTGGACTGGTACTCGGGGCTGCCTTGAGTGGTGATCTTCTTGTACCGCTGGTGAACAGCTCCTCTCAGCGCCTCATCGGCTGCATCCGTGCTGCCGGTCCCCGCGCTGCCTTCTGAGCCACCCCCCGGCTCGGTGCCGGATGTTCCCGTGTGGGCGTTGCTCGGCCGGGCCGCCGCCGCATCGGCTTCCTCGGCGTGCGCCTGTGCATTGGCGCGCTTCATGTCCGCCAAGTCCTTGGCGTCGGCGGCCGCTTCGTCGACGGCCTCGGTGCTCGCACCCGCCTTGGCCGCGGCGTTGGCATCCTCGGTGCGTGGTGTGTCCTCGCCTGCGTCCTCGGCTGTGGGGTCACCGCCGGGGCCGGGACCGCAGTCACCGAGGAACGCGCCACAGGCGGCGGTGAAGCCGGCGGCACCGCCTTCGATGCAGCCGGGGGCAAGGAGCCCACCGGATTCGAGGGTGCAGGAACCCGCCCCGATGATGACGACAGTGGCCACCATGCCGACCGCGACATACGGCGCGGCCTTCTTCAGGTAGTGGCCCGTGCAGCCGAAGAACCCGTGGCAACCGCCACCACCGCCACCACCGCCACTGTTACCGCTGTTACCACTGGATGTGTTGGTCGGCGCAGGACTGGATGTTTTCTGGGGCGTGTGGCCGCCGCAGACGAATCCGGGCGCGCACGTGTTCAGGTCGGAGTGCGCCCAGTCGTCGTACCCCGTCGGGTCCGAGCCGGTGGCCGGGTTGTCGGCCGCGTACGTATAGCCGCCCATCTGGTTGGGATCGCCCACCTGGAAGATCGGGTCGGGGGTGAGGAAGCGGCCGAGGACGGGGTCGTAGTTCCGGGCGCCGAGCAGGTCCAGGCCGGTGGCCGGGTCGCCCGGCATGCCGAGGAAGCCGTGGTTCTCGTCGGCGGAGACCCAGGTCGGGGGCTCCGTGCCGCGCGGATTGCCGTACGGGTCGTAGAAGCGACGCGTGGCAGCCAGAGTCGACGCGTCGACCGCCGTCGTCGCCGTGCCCTGGGCGTTGGCGACCTGGTAGGTGACGCCTCCGGAGGACGAACGCGTGATCCTCGTGCCGTCCGGGCCCGCGTAGTACCGCAGCGCCGTGCACGTCTTCGCCGCCACATCGAGCGTGAGCTGCTCGACGCCGCCGAAGAGATACAGGACGCGGGTCTTGTCCGTGCCACCCACCGACGCCGTCTGCTCCAGCAGGTTGCCGTCGGCGTCGTAGAGGTACTTGCTGGTGCGGTCGGTGGCCCCGGACGGGGTCGACACCGTCGCCGTACGCCCCTCCGCGTCGTACGTGAACGTCTGCGTCTGGCCCGGCGGCAGCACGCCGGCAGCGATCGTCGACCAGTTCTGGCCCTTGCCGCCGCATGCGGTCAGCGTCAGCTGAGTGGCCTTGGTGGCGCTGGCCGCCGGGTCCGACAGGCACATCGTGTTCTTGGCCGCGTTGACCAGGGTGCCGGTCGCGGTGACCCGCCACTTCTGGGTGGCGTCGGTCGAGCAGGTGTCCACCACCACGCCCGTCCCGGAAGCGGTGGCGTTGCCCGCCGTGTCCAGGCACAGTCCGGCCGCCTTCACCGTGCCGTCGGTGCCGATCGTCCACTTCTGTGCCGTGGCGGTCGAACTGCAGGTGTTGACGTCGACCTTCGCCCCGGAGCCCGTCGGGGTCTTCGACGCGGACGCCGGTCAGCTCCTGCTGTACGTGAACGGCCGTCTGTCCGCCACGAAGGCCTACACCGGCACCGACTGGAACGCCGTCGGCCCCGTCCAGTTCGGCCGCCGCCTCTACCAGGGCGCGTACGGCGAATACGCCGACGGCCGCCTCAGCGACGTCCGCCTCTACCCCACCGCGCTTCCTCCGGCCGACGCGGCAGCACCGGGCGGCAACGCGACCCTCACCCAGCTGGACTGAGCGAACAAGACCCGGACTCCGCCCCCGTAGGTAACGACTCGGTTGCCTCGGGGGCGCTTTCTCTTGACGCCTCCGCGGCCCGCGGCCTACCTTCCTCCCACCAATAGGAAACTTTCCTAACAATGATC is a window of Streptomyces sp. NBC_00271 DNA encoding:
- a CDS encoding PadR family transcriptional regulator, whose amino-acid sequence is MSTRHILLGLLAGGPSHGYDLKRRHDERFPQARPLAYGQVYTTLQRLVRDGLAELDGTDSDGGPERTMYRSTEDGARELARWAAEIAPPAPFVTNEIFAKVVVGILASTDAAGYLRAQRAAHMARMRELTAVKTSPGADLATVLSADYALTHLDADLRWMDTTAARLTTLTAEVDAA
- a CDS encoding ABC transporter ATP-binding protein, with the translated sequence MSSSTSSGTSSSTSSDRGTPLLTARSLVKTHGSTPALRGATLELRTGEILAVTGASGSGKSTLLHCLAGIVRPDEGTVDYAGERLDRLPESRLSELRRTDFGVVFQFGQLIPELTALDNVALPLLLAGTARTAAREQADEWLERFGVRGQEALRPGEMSGGQAQRVSLARALVTGPRIVFADEPTGALDSLAGEQVMTALTHTARESGTAVLLITHDARVAAYADREVALRDGLVVDDAARAFAAGTSVEVSR
- a CDS encoding ABC transporter permease, with the translated sequence MRTELRLALLLTRGSDRREWWRVTLTAVGAGLATGFGLAAAAVASLHGQYSVRLGNGLLDQPGERSGIVLALLLLLVPVLGFLGQCARIGAVHRDRRLAGLRLAGASAPQVRRIAALEAGLAALVGSAVAAVFSALLLLSQWQRPPAVVWAGFALITVAVPVLGALVSTLALRRVVASPLGWVRRVHPRTGRGPGGAFLVASLFLLTVGIVMAPTTFGGFSTAPLLALALVIVTGMGAVWLAGATARRIGRRLPARTGNPAVLIAAERLRDDPWAASRNHAAVLLVTVVGTGFLGIRQVLLQELEGRGPDSLAASMSFYTTGINLTGAAVLIALAITLSGLAVGTAESLATRRRGLAAQAAAGVPAAVLGRALLLETALPLAPAVALAGLGGLGIGAGYASIAAGVGSVPLLMPLLVPVAVYAACLLAAATSLPLLRRSVHPAELRYT
- a CDS encoding HNH endonuclease, which codes for MPHVLVLNASYEPLGVVPLRRALVLVLENKAICLEESGAFMHSATVTVPAPSVVRLKRFVRVPYRGPVPLTRRALFARDGGRCMYCGGVATSVDHVIPRSRGGQHAWDNVVASCRRCNHTKADRHLVEIGWRLRHKPAPPTGLAWRIIGTGHRDPRWLPYLQPYGAEDAMARIDGISA
- a CDS encoding mechanosensitive ion channel family protein — protein: MEVPAVFLTALLASGPTPSPSPSATTDPTTATLQDAQESATNAASWVEQNWSTWLAIGLRVLLILVIAGILRVVVRRAITKLIDRMTRTVQAVDGTALGGLLVNVERRRQRSQAIGSVLRSVASFLIMGTAALMILGTFQINLAPLLASAGVAGVAIGFGARNLVTDFLSGVFMILEDQYGVGDTIDAGVASGEVIEVGLRVTKLRGDNGEIWYVRNGEVKRIGNLSQGWATAGVDVTVRSNEDLDKVKRTLDEVAEAMTKEEPWNERLWGPIEVLGLDSVLLDSMVVRLSAKTMPGKSLSVERELRWRVKRAFDAADIRIVGGPTVPPEEVPVDPSAAVAAPSVLGNPASPQSEATAPIPAPASAPASSSAPK
- a CDS encoding DUF4328 domain-containing protein — encoded protein: MLLAKSRPFIVTSSVSKAPWLSARLAQGAIATAAAADVFRGVVLRAHRLHPTEASLSRSGFASMVFVYLMTAAVVLFLVWFSRCRRNAQVLTPGPPAGSGVWAVVAWLVPVVNLWVPRRLVLDVQRASSTGATEAERDEVLMNAWWVTWVGHAVITVGSQGGRGTSILLLVVSQAFNLAAAVLAICVVQRITALQSAALHANPPFEPLTHA
- a CDS encoding toxin-antitoxin system YwqK family antitoxin; this encodes MNEVPEDEIDFDEDLIYTFRGVPFTGVGYEEADGRRVSAVCYLDGKQDGYSRSWYDDGSLREEFCYRQNSLHGKHVLYDADGRLRLEELYEYGILLSKVERNAEGEFSVIFELKSTDPQWKTLNEFRNHFQW
- a CDS encoding RHS repeat-associated core domain-containing protein — its product is MCLSDPAASATKATQLTLTACGGKGQNWSTIAAGVLPPGQTQTFTYDAEGRTATVSTPSGATDRTSKYLYDADGNLLEQTASVGGTDKTRVLYLFGGVEQLTLDVAAKTCTALRYYAGPDGTRITRSSSGGVTYQVANAQGTATTAVDASTLAATRRFYDPYGNPRGTEPPTWVSADENHGFLGMPGDPATGLDLLGARNYDPVLGRFLTPDPIFQVGDPNQMGGYTYAADNPATGSDPTGYDDWAHSDLNTCAPGFVCGGHTPQKTSSPAPTNTSSGNSGNSGGGGGGGGCHGFFGCTGHYLKKAAPYVAVGMVATVVIIGAGSCTLESGGLLAPGCIEGGAAGFTAACGAFLGDCGPGPGGDPTAEDAGEDTPRTEDANAAAKAGASTEAVDEAAADAKDLADMKRANAQAHAEEADAAAARPSNAHTGTSGTEPGGGSEGSAGTGSTDAADEALRGAVHQRYKKITTQGSPEYQSNNARGPVLTGAMDNVTGKVTFGQNTGIPNNLHPVLQDRLDAFVGEGEPFKGVPGSHSEINALNEGLWARTGSTLEDFTVYNVRLKGTLKGQRIVRCANCMQLTDGVREIE
- a CDS encoding LamG-like jellyroll fold domain-containing protein; the encoded protein is MLTSTFAPEPVGVFDADAGQLLLYVNGRLSATKAYTGTDWNAVGPVQFGRRLYQGAYGEYADGRLSDVRLYPTALPPADAAAPGGNATLTQLD